One part of the Vitis riparia cultivar Riparia Gloire de Montpellier isolate 1030 chromosome 6, EGFV_Vit.rip_1.0, whole genome shotgun sequence genome encodes these proteins:
- the LOC117916285 gene encoding uncharacterized protein LOC117916285 — translation MEKSLQEFVNAKKATKEADEYINPYGPNVSQFEGDMAEGEEEVQEMQSPMEASSGKRKKSTIDKYFAPRNTQGAQPSTRSVLAGKEATWRADMAVGRFFYDACIPTNAVNSFYFKPMLDAISAIGPGYKGPNYYQLRINLLKDAKKEVQLLVDSYSAIWAKVGCTIMGDGWTDNRQRTLINFLVYCLKGILFVKSVDASDIVKDATNLFQLFDEVIEWLRKREGWIKILRPGATHFATTFIALKSLHDHKHDLQALVTSKFFVDSRYSKDYKSQVAVSIILDNRFWNDCLIVVNFMSPLMRLLRIVDCDERPSMGYVYEGMYRVRLGIKKLFNYSERLYKPYTEIIKQHWDQQLKKSIHSAAYWLNPCFQYDQENFCNKPNVIGGVMDVIDHKVLKDKIETMNEMRLFRDRLKSFGRDLTYSSREVLQPDEWWRLHGYSASHLQKLAIQILSQTASSSGCERNWSVFECIHTKRRNRLEHQRLNDLVYVHYNLRLKNRFYNKKRIYDPIDYACIDETDFWVVDDDQPAELDVEELENLLYEEGSILINEVEGSSSHIDDEDGGDMAREGLDVENFGFPNAHFQSPYSNFPNE, via the exons ATGGAAAAATCTTTGCAAGAGTTTGTGAATGCTAAGAAAGCAACCAAAGAAGCAGATGAATATATAAATCCTTATGGTCCTAATGTGTCACAATTTGAAGGGGATATGGCAGAAGGTGAAGAAGAGGTTCAAGAAATGCAAAGTCCTATGGAAGCTAGtagtggaaaaaggaaaaaatcaacaATTGATAAGTATTTTGCACCAAGAAATACACAAGGAGCTCAACCTTCCACGAGGAGTGTGCTAGCTGGGAAAGAAGCTACTTGGAGAGCGGATATGGCGGTTGGGAGATTCTTTTATGATGCATGCATTCCTACTAATGCTGTGAATTCCTTCTACTTCAAGCCAATGTTGGATGCTATATCTGCAATTGGTCCTGGATATAAGGGTCCAAATTACTATCAGTTGCGGattaatcttttaaaggatGCTAAGAAGGAAGTTCAGTTACTTGTGGACTCTTATAGTGCAATTTGGGCAAAAGTTGGGTGTACAATAATGGGTGATGGTTGGACAGATAACAGACAAAGAACACTCATCAACTTCCTTGTGTATTGTCTTAAAGGAATATTGTTTGTGAAATCTGTTGATGCTTCGGACATTGTCAAGGATGCAACTaatttgtttcagttatttGATGAGGTGATTGAATGG TTGAGAAAAAGGGAAGGATGGATAAAGATTCTGCGACCTGGTGCAACTCACTTTGCTACTACTTTCATTGCACTCAAgagtcttcatgatcataaacatgacttgcaagCTTTGGTAACTAGTAAGTTCTTTGTGGACTCTAGATATTCAAAGGATTATAAAAGCCAAGTTGCAGTTTCCATCATCTTGGATAatagattttggaatgattgtttgattgttgtgaatTTTATGTCTCCACTAATGCGTTTATTGCGtattgttgattgtgatgagagGCCTTCAATGGGATATGTGTATGAAGGCATGTATAGGGTTCGTTTGGGCATTAAGAAATTGTTTAACTACAGCGAAAGACTATACAAGCCTTATACAGAGATCATAAAGCAACATTGGGATCAACAACTAAAGAAAAGCATTCATTCAGCAGCTTATTGGTTGAATCCATGTTTCCAATATGATCAggaaaacttttgtaataagccaAATGTTATTGGAGGTGTTATGGATGTTATTGATCACAAAGTTTTGAAAGACAAGATTGaaacaatgaatgaaatgagGTTATTTCGTGATCGATTGAAAAGTTTTGGAAGAGACCTTACTTATTCTTCACGTGAAGTACTTCAACctg ATGAATGGTGGAGGCTACATGGATACAGTGCATCACATTTACAAAAGTTGGCCATTCAAATATTAAGCCAAACCGCATCGTCTTCTGGATGTGAGAGGAATTGGAGTGTCTTTGAATGTATACATACCAAAAGAAGGAATAGATTGGAACATCAAAGGCTTAATGATCTTGTATATGTTCATTACAATTTGCGGCTAAAAAATCG gttttataacaagaaaagaatctatgatcccattgactatgcatgcattgatgAGACCGATTTTTGGGTAGTTGATGACGATCAGCCAGCAGAGctagatgttgaagaattggaaaatcttcTATATGAAGAAGGGTCAATTCTAATAAATGAAGTAGAAGGTTCAAGTTCTCACATTg atgatgAGGATGGTGGTGACATGGCTAGAGAAGGGCTTGATGTGGAgaattttggttttccaaatgctcattttcaatctccatattccaatttcccaaatgaatga